The Macadamia integrifolia cultivar HAES 741 chromosome 3, SCU_Mint_v3, whole genome shotgun sequence genome segment CTTCATCCTCCCCAAAACTGTTCTCTCTCTACCCACTATTCTCTATTCTCTGTGCTCTCTGATGGGTTTTATCTGTAACTTCCACGGCTATGGAAGAGGTGAGTTAGCCTCCTCCACTTCACTTTTGTTGCTGCTAGTGCTAGTTCTGAAGGAGGTGTTCTTTTGCTGTCAATGAGATTTGGGCGAGAAATTTTTCGTCATGGATCTAAAATGGCGAGTCCCAGAGGCAAGACTTTGGTAATCATGCCGCTGATACAGTGAAACTTCTCCACATAATCCCACCAAGAATCCTGTTaaagttttgtttttcctaTGAGCTCAGATTTTGAAGTTACAATTAACGCTCTCTTCAATTAAATATTGCATTATGTTTGGAATTGTAGTCAAATGGGTTTGGGTAGAGTAGGGAAATATTTTGCGAAGTAGAtggaattattttttattttttaattatttttctcagTTTAACtgagatattttattttaagttgtgtttggtagccaggagaaaaaaccccaaaagaaaagaaaaaatacatttttttatacCTTTTTTCTTGCATGAAGAATTTTCCTTTGCAATTGGTATGTTTtcatccaagagaagattcaatttttaaaattcaaaattcctttagggaattgtgaagttttctttttctctctcgaGAATTTTCTTACaataaacacaagaaaacatgataaaatatgaaaacatgataagacaaaaaatgaataattacaCAATTATTTCTTACgtgtctatttctcttttaaaattcaaaattttttgaattttttcattttcttttcttttcttctcttggtaaccaaacatacatactctttttattttatcaccattttttctcttttcttttcttttctagattattttttcttttcttttattctcttggctaccaaacataaccttaatGTATACTCTACTTTTCTTATACTTGACCAAGGACCAATTATTCATCAATATGCAGACAGCTTTACAATACCATGCTGATAATTATCTTAGTTGTATCAGATGAGAAGATAGGAATTAGCAGGGAGTGACGCTACTACCTGAATTAGAAAAACCAGGAGAATCAAGAGTTAAAATGAAATATTCAAATTAATCAAGATCGTTTCACATTAACAACGATACAAATAAAGGATGATTTACAACATCACCTCTTAGAGAATGTCACAGTTAGAGATAtcctgcataataccaaattacgctCACACTCTTGGTCATCAATTTTAAGTGATAAATTAAAATGACGATTGcacccttttgactaaaacacatgACCAATTCATATTTTACCAAATCTTTCATTAGCCATAACCTTTACTCACCTCCATTGTGGAGTTAGAGGAGGATTTCCTGCACACGAGAAGATCCGTGAGTGGGCAAGATATAAAGCAAAAGAAGGCAAAGGGGAAAATAAATATAGTAAAACAACACCTCCGGAACATCCCACTTAAATGCGATCGGCAATATGGATATTTGCCTTATAAACAGCTCTGTTTAATGTTATACTAGGATCCATGCCTAGCTTTATCATGTTATTCCTTACCAATTCATCAATAGCCATTTTAAGCTTGTCCCTATCTCTTTTAGCTCATTCCATTTAGATTTGATCACTCCTCTTTACATGAGCATTCAAAGGGCTACTTATGCTTATATTGATAGCTAAGCGTAGCATATTGCTTTGACCAttgttttaagaaaataaaacatcaCCAAGCATTGCCCATGAACATTAGTTCTAGAAAAATAATGTGATGCCGCAGTAGGCCAACATgatcaaagagaaaaaatccGGCTATGAAGCCTTATCCATAGACTTTCTGAGAGATAGGAAGTTCTATAATAGTTTCTGTTTACTTGGTTTCAAATCAGTCTTAAAGCTAGTTTCAAGTTTTGAAATTAGAATAAAGTTTAGCTTTGATGTCTTAGGGTGGTTATAACTTATAAGCCTAACCCCAATGAGGTAGCtaagttggcaagggatctttACTTTGGAAAGCTTGTAGTTCTAAGTTCGATTCCTCTTATTTCCTTGGGGTCATTCACACAAGATGTTTAgttagtgaaaattgaatggttctcattcaaccttacCATCTCGGTATAATCTGGTTCATGTAATTGTGGGGTTGATATAAGCCCAcgagactagtcaggccaaagacTTTGATACccataattaacaaaaaaaataaaataaataaataacaattttAAGCAATGTAGCCCTCTGTTTTCTCCTAGTCATGCAGCTCCAGGTTGCTTGTTGAGGTAGATAACTACCTCACAGCCCTTGGGTGGATTACCTCAGACTTCATTTGGTGGATTTCTTAAGAGcccatttggtatcgtttttgtttcagaaaggccgtttcgtgtcaaaaacgaaaatttcagtttatgtGTCAAAATGTAGTTttaaaacgaaaaaatggtgtttcaaaatttcaaatttgtattgggaatgatatattttttttttttgtaaaatggaacgaaactgggaagacggaactccaaaatggagtttcgtccaatctcgttttttcagttttttttttttttttttttcacattttgttccaaaaaaatagaaacagaccataagtACACCAAACAGAAtattccattttttcattttaatagaacgaaaaaatttcaaaaatatttttttagaacgataccaaacggagcctaagtgCGCTTCTTCTATTCTCAGTTTCTGTTTCAATTTAGTGACTATCCATTGTGAATTATTGTATTAAATTAGCAACAgtgtcagaaaaaaaaactgatcaGATCAGAAAAAAAACTGATCAGATCAGTCTGGTCCAATCAGTACTTCACTGGAAGACTGACATGAAAAAAAGAACCATACTTGTCCATTTGACCTGAGCCCAACTGAGTTCGGGTTTTCAAATTATACAATTTCCTCTACATCTGGTTAATTGGGATTGTTCTTCATCGGATTCGGTCCCAAGGGAGTCAATCCTAAAAACTGTTCTCAAAATTAGGATTCGATCCCATTTAATAATGGGatgatctgattttgattttaattccTTAATAATTCTAAACACTCAAACTCTCATATAGTCAAATATAAGCAAAATTTCTAAGTACACAAATAAATTTCCCAAGCCtacaaataattgaaagtatGAAACCTTAATCCAGAGTGAGTTGTGAACTTGAAGTCTTGAAGATAATTTAATGGTTTAATCCTCATTAATATTTAGTAATAACAATTAAAAAGATACTAATAATTCTTAATTTATGTTGTAATTAGAGTATAACTTTTATGTATGTTATAATTATAAAGTATTAATTAAtcctaaataaataatttagcCATGTTAAATGAGTCCTTGTGGTTCCaattttaattgattctttatTTGGCCATTGTCTCTGGAGCCGTTGGGAAACCCATCTCAAAATCATCCGGCCATCAACCCCAAAACAAACACATTTAGTAATGGAACAAACTATTCCAAGACGAAGTTGATTATTTGATTAACCTAAGACAAAGCTCTTTTAAATGAAATCTTCAAATCCATTTAGAGAGCTTTGTGTTAGgttaggttttaagaaacccggtaCAATCCGGCTCATTGACACCCTAAGTTTATATTAAAAATGAGGGATAATTTTGGTAATTCGATTACAAAAGGAAATGGAAGTAATACAGGGTTTACCATCCACGCCAGCAATCCGTGTGAACCCCTTACCGTTAATTATGGACGCTCTAATTGTAAGCCATTTTGGCGATCCCAGCCGTCGACGTTTCTCCCATGCGCaatcctcctttttctcttgatgttGTACCAAAACTCCCTTTTTAAACCTCTTCATTCTTCATACTTCTCTCAACATGCCCAGAAGTGTTCTCTCAGCGTGTGACCGTGTCCTTCTCTCTGTATCCATATAGTTCCATGGCTACAGAAGAGTGAATAAGCCTCCTCCTCCCCACTTTTGCTGCTTGTAGTTTTACCgagcttttcttttgtttatgagAGTTGTGTTGATCATGGGAATTGAAATGTTACTTTATGTTTGGAATTGTAGCGGGCTTGGGTGGATTTGGGAAGGGTTGATGGAGCCAAAACAAAGATAATTGTAACATGGCGAGGTTCATCGGTCTAAtgtctgtagaaacgcaaccctaaaacaatgtaaaagataatggaaaaacaaaacaaacaatgcacacgtattttacgaggttcggtaaggTTGCTTACGtccccgatgagatgagatcctgcttcactatcaatggagaatagggttacaacgctcgtcctcacacctctcagtattgcttgcattacagagaaagaaaccctcgctataaatatatagtgaaaaaaccctaatccgaaaagtacacaattggcctcaaataaaaaattcgagcagggggcaCCCTGCTATGCAGCGGGGCCTCATGCCCCCTTGCAATccctaggtgctgcaccagtattTTCTGGATtgaactgcgacggaatacaagacatcatacaccaacaatatcAACCAGTGGTAGCGGGACAGGCAGAAAACAGTAAAGTGTAGTATCAAATATAAAAATGTCAAATAATGTAGGCAAGAGGAGGGAAAATTTTCACAATTTTCTTCATCATTGTTGAAGTCGTGATGATGTGATATTTAGCAAATTTGAGTGTGAACTATTTTTCCCTTATTGTATGAAGATTGAAATGATTTTATACAAATCAGAACCACAATAGCTCATATTCAATGTAaaacatattatttttttatcattttgttgAACTCTCTTTGAGGTTGTATTGTTATTTTGGACCTCTACAAAACATGGCACTATGCCACTATGGCAGTATATATGGTTTTCTAGTAtgaaaaaggataaaattgcacaacattgttttattttgatatgCCACTTTAGTGAAAAACCCTCTCAATTCATTCAGATCACATCACATTCCATCAATTGTGAAGAAAGAACAGCAGAAAAAAATGTTCTACTGATAAAGAATATGAAGAATGAtgttgcagaaaaaaaaaaaaaaaatctcaatcaagATCAACCACCAAAATTTCGAAACAACATTGCAAATACAGGGAAGAATGGAAAcctgagaaagaagaaaaaaacctcCTCACTTGAGTTAAAACTTAATCCTCCTGATTGTAGTATGTGGTGGACCCTATTTAGTTCTTCTTGGAGCTAGGTGTATGGTTAGCCATCAGTTCAACAATCCACTATGGATAGTAATTGTACACAGGattgaaaaattaaatagtACAGCCAGATACAAGGAAATCTCCAGTGTCATTTAAGGAGCAAAGTGATTTGGGTTCACCTAATCAACTTGGAACAGGATGCTCCATATCTCAGTAGTCTGAAGATGATTATTTGATTATCACAGACCCGCAAAATTCTCGTCGAAAATGGTGGGTGCTCCCCAAACTTTAGAAGGTGAGTAGTTTCATAAACAGATCGCAATTGCTGTATCATCTGAGCATCTAAATATGCATTACAGGAGAAGCACCAAACTGACAAAGTCACTGGtccaaaagaaatagaatagCAATAACACCATGGTCAGGAGAATGAAAACGTGGAAGGCTCAACTAGTCCTGTACCTATGACCGAGTTCTAGAGAATGACTTAGTTTCTTGATAATGTTCAAGCATGTGCTTGTTTCTTTACAGCACAGGCATAACCAATTCTCTATTTGGTAATGGTTCCTGAAAGAGCAAATGATTGTACATGCTTGATGAATAGTCTTTGGAATGAAAGTAGAGGATCAACACGAGCAGTAGTTCAAGTTAGATGTCTGGTAGATCAAATATCAagaaaatacgaaaataaactgacaatagatccgcataacacaaagatttaacgaggttcatacaccagggtggtgtgctgcgtcctcgggcgaagaagaagatgtttcactatacaaaagagagattacacccaagcagcagcagcagcaagaaaacttgccctgaaaccctagcttgatAGTTGATatacccccaaaatacaatgactttctcaaaaAGACAAtattacattatatatactccaagtcgtgggTCTACCCATCGGGGAGTAATCAATCCGATTGCCCAAGCCCGGAGCttatcacagatctcagaaaactttccattctgatcgccaccaaaatatgttggagtgggtcaatcttcaaaacgggtcaagaattcgagacaaacttaacaatgcCCTTGACAAAATATTTAGTATAAGTGTCAAACCAGGCTTTGAAATACATCTCCATGAAAATTACTACTTACTGGCAAGAAACAAGTGAAAAACTAAATGTATATTGAGGCAGAagattaaggaaaaagaaaaagcatttAAGAGATGAACTGAGACTGTTCAAAGAAATGATTTATACCAATAGGACCTGCTTGGATAGCAATCTGGCAAAGTAAAATGCGTTTAAATAGAGGAACTTAATGGATGCAAGGAAAAATAATGGCATAAGTTAAGGCAGAACTTAAATAGTCTATAATGGCATGAATGattagaagaagagatgagaaaattAATGGGAAAATGACAGAGCTTGTAGCTTGATTAAGAGTGCTAGTCTGTGTATGATTAAGAGATGTCCAGGCAGAAGGATAGGACTGAAGTTCTTTCTCTCTACAGATTTTATGTGAAATGCTTAGCCTTTGCTGCAGAAAATTCCAAGTATGCATGGACCCATATGCCCTAGATTTTCTCTCAAGGAGTGCTAGTGACACAAATAGGTAAAAGTAACCACTTTTCACATATTTTTCTCCACTCTGTTCATAGTTCTCTATAAATATTTTGGTTTGTTTACCCTTTTCTCCATTCTCAAAATCTCAGGTCACAAACCTTTAAACCCATCCTAAAAGTAACCCAAGAATCACTATGGAACACAGCCATTAAACAGTCTATAAACCAGCTTTAAATGTGTTGGATGTAGTAAAAAGACTCAAAATGAGCTATAAACGAgttttaaacatgttgggctaAGTTGAATTATTAATTTGTTGGTCTTGGTTGGGAGCTCGTCGGATAGTGCCATTGCACTTAGGACAAATGAATGTTAATTGAGCTAGACTTGAGCTTGATGTGTTTAATAAATGAGCCATATCAGTTTTGGGCTTAATTTGGTCAAGTTCTTCATGCCCGCTTGTATAACATGGAATTGACACCCTAGTAGAAGAGGGGAATGAACTGATAAAATTTTACATAGGAATGATATCCTAGTTCCAAGAACCAatctagtggtgaaaatgccctcaattcATCACCTCTCGAGTCCGGCTAGTTGGGGCTaggatcactaccatggagcaccattttttaattaaaaaaaataaaaaagtcgGCTCCAAGAGTACAAATAATAGGAGATTTGAATAAGAATTATACCTTGCATATTGTATATCTCTATTGAAAACCGTCCGATTACAAACATTGGAATATAAATAAAACCATCAGATTAGAATCTTTATCTAGCTGTGAACTTTAAATCAATGTCCTGGACGCAAGTTCCAATCCAACGACTAATCACGGCTTGCTTCCTCCGTGAGGATTGTTCAGTTACTTTATAATGTATATACATCCGACCGATGAGATCGCTTATTAAGGTGGGACCCAATTTCCAGGAGGAAATCCAGCCGGGTAAACTTTTCCCCCATTAGGGTTTCACTATAAAAGCCTAGTTCGCCCCTGCTTTTAGTCTACTTCATTCTCCGATTTGGTTTTCTCTGTGAGCAAATAGCTGCTGCGAATTAGGGTTTCGGTGAGAGCGGAACAATGGGGCACACGAATGTATGGAACTCCCATCCCAAGACCTACGGCCCTGGATCTCGTACCTGGTAAgagatttctcttcttctacttcgaAGCTTTCCGTTCtagttaattttttatggttcAGAGTTTCATTAGTTTAGATAGGTAGAAATTCATCTGATCTATCTTTCTTCCATGATTGTGATTTTAACCTGTAACCGTAGGATTTCCGATTCATCCTCATcatccttttctattttttgttgcTTCGATTGATCTTCTGAAGTTTGTGAGTAAAGTTCGGTTGATAAGATCTTCTTTTGTGCAGCCGAGTGTGCGGGAATCCTCATGGGTTGATCCGGAAGTATGGACTGATGTGTTGCAGGCAGTGCTTCCGCAGCAACGCCAAGGAAATTGGATTCATTAAGGTAATTATTTCAGGAAAATGAATAAACTCATCTTCCTCACTAGTTATGGTTTAAGAAAGTTTTTGTTCTATTATTGTTGggaattttcttcctttattctgTGCTCTCGGAGATCGAAACTCCCTTCTagttactaattttttttttcaatttttttgttgcAGTACCGTTGATGAATGAATCGCTGGCTTTGTTTTGGGTTTTCATAGCGAGTCTTTGAATTTGGAGTAGCAGTAGTTTTTCTACTTCTTTATTTAGTGAAGATGATGCGATTCCTGACTGTTGAACCAAGAAATTTTGTTTTCACATAATTATTTTGCATTGGAATATATCCCTTTTTGAGTAATCACTTTTGAATCAACCAATGCAATTGTAAAATGGATATCCTATcttcccttccccctccccctctccctctcaagCTGTTTCCGACATTTGCAGGGTTTTTTACATCTAATTGAACACCTAAATAATCTATGCCTTCAACGATGGTggttttaacaatttttttaatcattcttTGACCTCTCTTCAGTAGATTTTGGTGTTCTGGCCTCGTGGAAAGTATTCCTCTAAGCTTAACCAGACGTGgctatagggttttagtatgtttctgtcaaccctaaaacaaatcTCAGAATGCACATGTTGCTAAGATTGAGATCGGGTGTCCTATCGATGAAAAATAGGGTAATAATGCTCTTTTCACTCTCTTACATTGTCTAGGGAGAGAATGGAGAGAATTCATTGCtactattttatatatatatatatatatatatgggaaaatgttgggtatgctgTAGATATTAAGTATGTTAgtacccattgtgtctatctctctcttttctttttgtgaaaTGGCTTTCGTATACTTGGAATGATATTctatcatgtgttcctattggtgctatccggtAGTATTCTTGATATCGGCAGCGAACATATCcttctccctatatatataatGACGGTAGTGTTCTTGATATCGGTGGCGTACGTATCtttctccctatatatatatataatgaactCTTATGTATTATCAAACCCTTAATTGTGAATGTTGAGTATTATTGTGAGTTTTGAGTATTAGGATAGGGAGATTTTGTCACTATTTTGCGCAAAATAAAAGTACCAAGTCAGACCGAATAAATGGCTTCCTGTTATTTTCCTATGAAACATTTTACCAATACGGCAGTGGAATTAAAACTCTGATTATGAACCTTACTTGCATGTTAAATATCTATTTTACTAATTAATATATTATGTATGTTTTTAACTGAAAAAATGACCTGTTCTAGCTAGGCTTTGCGCAAGAGCTCTTAAGAATAAGAAGCAACGAAAGAAACTCGACCCATTTGGCAATTTAAATCTTTACAAGTAtgtgtttttggtaaaatgTGTTTCTAGGATTGGTTAGCATATTTAAGAGGCTTCATTCTCTACAAgaggtcttttatttttttataggaaaTGGGAAAACTACATTAGTAAATAGCTTAATACATCAATATTTCAGTGTGAGATGTTAATGCTAACCAAATTGTTCAGTCTTTGGGCTAGCCAAGCCATAAGTACCATTTGAGTCAAAAAATGGGTTAAtggtgatttttaaaaaaacagTGGAGGTTTTAAAAAAACGGTATGGTACTGCATCCAAAATGAAGATCACTGATCTTGTTAGCATTGCTTTAGATCTCAGCAATATTCTAACTCTATAGTGCCCTCGTATTTGTATCAAAAGTTTCTCCCATCAATACATAACTAGTGGACAATAAGGCACAATTCCTATTAGATGATAAACCATTCAAACTATGAGGCATACTAGCATGGATGGATAAGGATAGGATAATTCAAATTaggaaaattaagaattatagggttggaggaagaagagatcacTAATGGTTTCGTTTATTTAAAGAGGAGAATGATGTGGGGGTTtggggctattttttttttttttgaaaatgatgTTATTTCTATGCTTCCATATAAACTAACAGAATAAAAATAGATGAAATCATGGTAGTATAATTATAGCACATAATGGGTCGACATCCATTCATTTGTAAAGGATATGGTATCCCTCCATGTACAAGTCTCCAGAAGAAGGTCTTAAATTTGATGTGTAAGTCCACATTGAAGGAATTTAGTAGCCATTTTAGTGGTGaagatttctttttttgaaaGTTAGCAACACCATCAATGTAGTTGCTTTTGAAAATAAAAGCCTGGATTTCTCATGATCATGTATGATCATGTTTGAGGAATCAGTATTGGATCGACGTCAGCTGATACAAATCTGTCGTATCCAAACTGATGAGCTGATCTGAATAACTATTGGCCATGATCGATATTGTATTTGATACCGATTCCTATTTCCCTGCTCATGGTGTTGACTATTGATCATTACTCCGAGCAGTAAGTACTCCAGACTAAATCATTTAGCCTTGCAACTCGTAGTGGTCACATATGTCTTGTGACTTgtgattaaaaaacaaaaaaacaaaaaaacaaacaaataaacataaatacAGTGAGTTAATGTATTCGGATGCTCTTCAGGTGCACCGACCCCTTCAACATGCATCACATAGTTAATAGCACCATGATATGCATTCAAAGTGCCTTCCAACTGTATATGCGCTAGAGTGAAAGTGACTGTTGCACTTGAGAGAATCTCGTTTCAATATCCATTCTTGATCTTGATCTGTTCATATTGATCTTTATCGGATTGATTTACTCATTTATCTTTATCCATGTTTTTCTTTAAAAACCGAATTGTTTTAATGCAGCAACACAGGAATACATGGGGGCTAttcttttctggttttgttGTGTCTATGACTAGTCAATTAatttaaatttgatatgtgacaaaaattgaattgaaccggatcaaaaattaaaattgtgaGTAAATTTTTACGTATATGAATATATGTGAATGTCCTTGATCCATAGATATGACATCTAAGTAAATGAGGAGACTGGAGACAGGTTCCAGATCGTTGAAATCGAAGAATTCCCCCCTATCCGTGATCAACTGGGAATGAATTCGTATTTGAGTTGAAATAAACCTGGTAGCACCATATCAGTAAATTTCAGTGAAAGCGAAGGCCAACCGTCAAAGCCCAAATGTCTTTCATGAACAATGGAGACcacaaagaaataaagaatgacATGCCCCACAGCTCTCTGCCTCCAAAAGAGGCTCGTTTTTCCATCGATCCCAGCATTCATTTCTCTTCAGGCTCCCTCTTCACTCCTCTctgcaaaagaaagagagagaaagagagagagagagataaaagcGAGGAGATGCGTACGGTAGTTTTCAATCTCTTCATTTGTATTAAATTATCCTGCCATGGGTTCGTAGGGGCTCTGCTTATCCATTCGGgtttgagagattttttttctcttttccttggggGTTCTTCTGAGGGACTTTTAATGGGTTGAAGTTACTTAAAGGGGTGGTGGAGAGCTCTCAGTGTGCGAGTTCAAAGTTTTTTCAAGAAATTGCCCTTTTTAGAGTTATTGGAGTTCCTATTTCCAAGCATAACACAATGAAGGTTTTTGGGATCTCTGTGCCTTTGGTGGTGGTTGGAGCAGCAGCTTTGATGTTCCTTTCCTTCACCACCAGCAGCACCTCCACATTCTCCAGtaatttcttctctccttttttctttgcaTGTTTCTCTGTATAAGTTTTACTAATAGTGTATACACTAgttattttttcttcccttataGGTCTTTCAAGTTTGTTGAGATGTGTTGGTTTTGTTAAACTGTAGTTGATGATAgggtttggttttattttactttttgctTCACACTGGCTGAAATGTAGAAGGG includes the following:
- the LOC122074048 gene encoding 40S ribosomal protein S29-like, which translates into the protein MGHTNVWNSHPKTYGPGSRTCRVCGNPHGLIRKYGLMCCRQCFRSNAKEIGFIKYR